Proteins encoded in a region of the Frondihabitans sp. 762G35 genome:
- the treS gene encoding maltose alpha-D-glucosyltransferase, translated as MSFTAPIQLPGLTLDPQWYRRSVFYEVMVRSFVDSNGDGAGDIAGLASKLDYLQWLGVDALWMPPFFQSPLRDGGYDISDYKAILPEFGTLDEFRDLVTKAHERNMRIVIDMVINHTSDAHEWFQQSREDPDGPYGDFYVWSDTDEKYENIRIIFVDTEESNWTFDPVRRQFFFHRFFSHQPDLNYENPKVHEAIYDVIRHWLDLGVDGIRLDAIPYLYQSDEGNGEGEPETHEFVKRLRTMVDEEYPGRIMIAEANQWPREVAAFFGTEEEPECHMAFDFPVMPRIFYSLRSQSAGELTRILSETTDVPESAGWGVFLRNHDELTLEMVSEEYRQAMYGWYAYDPRMRSNIGIRRRLAPLLDNSRAELELVHALLFSLKGSPFLYYGDEIGMGDNIWLNDRDASRTPMQWTPDRNAGFSTADPGKLYLPVVQSLVYNYALVNVESQLAQSRSLLHWIRNVIHVRKAHPTFGLGTMTVLPTDHESALAFVRSYAGSGTQFGDSAEDVLCVFSFAHNPASVTITEPRFAGRTLYDLFGGGTFPSFDDEGRVTLTMGTQAFFWLHVGGPAAPTVLAALPPVGDVGGGL; from the coding sequence GTGAGCTTTACCGCCCCCATCCAACTGCCCGGCCTCACCCTCGACCCCCAGTGGTATCGACGCAGCGTCTTCTACGAGGTGATGGTGCGCTCCTTCGTCGACAGCAACGGCGACGGTGCGGGCGACATCGCGGGGTTGGCCTCGAAGCTCGACTACCTGCAGTGGCTCGGCGTCGACGCCCTCTGGATGCCGCCGTTCTTCCAGTCGCCCCTCCGCGACGGCGGCTACGACATCTCCGACTACAAGGCGATCCTGCCCGAGTTCGGGACCCTCGACGAGTTCCGCGACCTCGTCACGAAAGCGCACGAGCGCAATATGCGCATCGTCATCGACATGGTGATCAACCACACCTCCGACGCGCACGAGTGGTTCCAGCAGTCCCGCGAAGATCCGGACGGCCCCTACGGCGACTTCTACGTCTGGAGCGACACCGACGAGAAGTACGAGAACATCCGCATCATCTTCGTCGACACCGAGGAGTCCAACTGGACCTTCGACCCGGTCCGACGCCAGTTCTTCTTCCACCGCTTCTTCTCGCACCAGCCCGACCTCAACTACGAGAACCCGAAGGTGCACGAGGCGATCTACGACGTCATCCGGCACTGGCTCGACCTCGGCGTCGACGGCATCCGACTCGACGCGATCCCCTACCTCTACCAGTCCGACGAGGGCAACGGCGAGGGCGAGCCCGAGACGCACGAGTTCGTCAAGCGCCTTCGCACGATGGTCGACGAGGAGTACCCGGGCCGGATCATGATCGCCGAGGCCAACCAGTGGCCCCGCGAGGTCGCCGCGTTCTTCGGCACCGAGGAGGAGCCCGAGTGCCACATGGCGTTCGACTTCCCCGTGATGCCGCGCATCTTCTACTCGCTGCGCTCGCAGAGCGCCGGCGAGCTGACGCGGATCCTCTCCGAGACGACCGACGTCCCCGAGTCCGCCGGCTGGGGCGTCTTCCTGCGCAACCACGACGAGCTCACGCTCGAGATGGTCTCGGAGGAGTACCGGCAGGCGATGTACGGCTGGTACGCCTACGACCCCCGGATGCGGAGCAACATCGGCATCCGGCGTCGCCTCGCACCCCTGCTCGACAACTCCCGGGCCGAGCTGGAGCTCGTGCACGCGCTGCTCTTCTCGCTCAAGGGGTCGCCGTTCCTCTACTACGGCGACGAGATCGGGATGGGCGACAACATCTGGTTGAACGACCGCGACGCGTCGCGCACGCCGATGCAGTGGACCCCCGACCGCAACGCCGGGTTCTCGACCGCCGACCCCGGGAAGCTCTACCTCCCGGTCGTCCAGTCGCTCGTCTACAACTACGCCCTGGTCAACGTCGAGAGCCAGCTCGCGCAATCGCGATCGCTGCTCCACTGGATCCGCAACGTCATCCACGTGCGGAAGGCGCACCCGACCTTCGGCCTCGGCACGATGACGGTGCTCCCCACCGACCACGAGTCGGCGCTCGCCTTCGTCCGGTCGTACGCCGGATCCGGCACCCAGTTCGGCGACTCGGCGGAGGACGTCCTGTGCGTCTTCTCCTTCGCGCACAACCCGGCGTCCGTCACCATCACCGAGCCCCGGTTCGCCGGTCGCACCCTCTACGACCTCTTCGGAGGCGGGACCTTCCCGTCGTTCGACGACGAGGGGCGGGTGACGCTCACGATGGGCACGCAGGCCTTCTTCTGGTTGCACGTCGGCGGTCCCGCGGCGCCGACGGTGCTGGCGGCTCTGCCTCCGGTCGGAGATGTCGGTGGCGGGCTCTAG
- the serB gene encoding phosphoserine phosphatase SerB codes for MPRFLVVLDVDSTLIENEVIELLADVAGSHGAVRDITERAMAGELDFAESLRERVATLRGLTEADVDGVATRILLTPGVPEMIAGVHAADGLVAVVSGGFHELLDPLAERLGLDRWRANRLEVSGGVLTGRVAGPIVDAAAKAAALTEWAQESRVPLSRTVAVGDGANDLEMMRAAGLSVAFDAKPRVRERADVSMASRDLSQVLPLLGLRG; via the coding sequence GTGCCGCGCTTCCTGGTCGTCCTCGACGTCGACTCCACTCTCATCGAGAACGAGGTCATCGAGCTCCTCGCCGACGTGGCGGGGTCCCACGGAGCCGTCCGCGACATCACGGAGCGGGCGATGGCGGGGGAGCTCGACTTCGCGGAGAGCCTCCGGGAGCGGGTCGCGACCCTGCGGGGGCTGACGGAGGCCGACGTCGACGGCGTCGCCACGCGGATCCTGCTGACCCCGGGGGTCCCCGAGATGATCGCCGGCGTCCACGCCGCCGACGGACTCGTCGCCGTCGTCTCGGGCGGATTCCACGAGCTGCTCGATCCGCTCGCGGAGCGGCTCGGCCTCGACCGCTGGCGGGCGAACCGGCTCGAGGTCTCCGGGGGCGTCCTCACGGGCCGTGTCGCCGGGCCGATCGTCGACGCCGCCGCCAAGGCCGCCGCCCTGACCGAGTGGGCGCAGGAGTCGCGGGTCCCCTTGTCGAGGACGGTCGCCGTGGGCGACGGCGCCAACGACCTCGAGATGATGCGTGCGGCCGGCCTCTCGGTCGCCTTCGACGCGAAACCGCGTGTGCGCGAGCGGGCCGACGTCTCGATGGCCAGCCGCGACCTCTCGCAGGTGCTGCCGCTGCTCGGGCTGCGCGGCTGA
- a CDS encoding DUF3099 domain-containing protein — protein sequence MKTTIKTPHRGRKAAPMNSITTLPPSPADERRGRMIRYSLAMLVRMVCIIVAFLVPGWWALVPAIGAIVLPYVAVVLANVGQEGERGQVEAPGGLQIYRPEPVFDPADYEPSPRDPFASADSAASDRRPRAGGTGETQPSPR from the coding sequence ATGAAGACCACCATCAAGACTCCCCACCGGGGCCGGAAGGCCGCCCCCATGAACTCGATCACGACCCTCCCGCCGTCGCCCGCCGACGAGCGCCGCGGTCGCATGATCCGGTACTCCCTGGCGATGCTCGTGCGCATGGTCTGCATCATCGTCGCGTTCCTCGTCCCCGGATGGTGGGCGCTGGTCCCCGCGATCGGTGCGATCGTCCTCCCCTACGTCGCGGTCGTCCTGGCCAACGTCGGCCAGGAGGGCGAGCGCGGTCAGGTGGAGGCGCCGGGCGGACTCCAGATCTACCGGCCCGAGCCCGTGTTCGACCCCGCCGACTACGAGCCCTCGCCGCGTGACCCGTTCGCCTCCGCCGACAGTGCGGCGAGCGACAGGCGGCCCCGAGCCGGAGGCACGGGCGAGACCCAGCCCAGTCCTCGATGA
- a CDS encoding type B 50S ribosomal protein L31, with product MKTDTHPAYNPIVFRDLASGETFLTRSTATSDKTIELDGATYPVIDVEISSASHPFYTGKQRILDSAGRVEKFNQRFKNFGGKA from the coding sequence ATGAAGACCGATACGCACCCCGCTTACAACCCGATCGTGTTCCGCGACCTCGCGTCGGGTGAGACGTTCCTCACGCGCTCCACCGCGACCAGCGACAAGACGATCGAGCTCGACGGCGCCACGTACCCCGTCATCGACGTCGAGATCTCGTCCGCGTCGCACCCGTTCTACACGGGCAAGCAGCGCATCCTCGACTCGGCCGGTCGCGTCGAGAAGTTCAACCAGCGCTTCAAGAACTTCGGCGGCAAGGCGTAA
- a CDS encoding ABC transporter ATP-binding protein, translating to MPTVLQLTDVSVVREGSRVVDSVSWTVDSDERWVVLGPNGAGKTTILQVAAAQTHPSSGDVEILGEDLGSVDLFELRPRIGFASTTIARRIPAKEKVVDVVLTAAYSVTGRWNEEYESVDVRRAHRVLDEWKLDHLSERLFGELSDGEQKRVQIARSVMTDPELLLLDEPAASLDLGAREELLQMLGGYASSEGAPAIVMVTHHVEEIPRGFTHALLLGKGSVIAAGPLAEVITAETLGEAFGLALTVTEEGGRYTARAIS from the coding sequence ATGCCGACCGTTCTCCAGCTCACCGATGTGTCCGTCGTCCGGGAAGGCTCCCGGGTCGTCGATTCCGTCTCCTGGACGGTCGACTCCGACGAACGCTGGGTCGTGCTCGGGCCCAACGGCGCGGGCAAGACCACCATCCTCCAGGTCGCGGCAGCGCAGACGCACCCGTCCTCGGGCGACGTCGAGATCCTCGGCGAAGACCTCGGGAGCGTCGACCTCTTCGAGCTGCGGCCCCGCATCGGGTTCGCCTCGACGACGATCGCCCGCCGCATCCCGGCCAAGGAGAAGGTCGTCGACGTCGTCCTCACCGCGGCGTACTCGGTCACCGGTCGCTGGAACGAGGAGTACGAGAGCGTCGACGTCCGTCGTGCGCACCGCGTCCTCGACGAGTGGAAGCTCGACCACCTCTCCGAGCGCCTCTTCGGCGAACTGAGCGACGGGGAGCAGAAGCGCGTCCAGATCGCCCGCTCGGTCATGACCGACCCCGAGCTGCTCCTCCTCGACGAGCCCGCCGCCTCCCTCGACCTCGGCGCCCGCGAGGAGCTCCTGCAGATGCTCGGCGGCTACGCCTCCTCGGAGGGTGCCCCCGCCATCGTCATGGTCACTCACCACGTCGAGGAGATCCCGCGAGGCTTCACGCACGCCCTGCTGCTCGGCAAGGGCTCCGTGATCGCGGCCGGTCCTCTCGCCGAGGTCATCACCGCCGAGACGCTCGGCGAGGCCTTCGGCCTGGCGCTCACGGTGACCGAGGAGGGCGGGCGCTACACCGCCCGCGCCATCTCCTAG
- a CDS encoding 3'-5' exonuclease: MSESAVILPPGALPSSWWKALGVFDLETTGIDVETARIVTAHVGLIDATGASIAHGEWLADPGVEIPEQAAAVHGVSTEQARAEGRPAAEVVSEILEAVRAVFARGVPLVIYNAPYDLTLLDREARRHGLEPLDLSTGTVVDPLVIDKAVDKWRKGKRTLEAAAVFYEVVLDDAHNAGADAIAAGRVAQAMAKRYPDRLDIPATDLHSLQVGWCGEQAASFQEYMRRKDPTFTTSGAWPVRPL; encoded by the coding sequence GTGAGTGAATCGGCCGTGATCCTGCCTCCGGGCGCCCTGCCCTCATCGTGGTGGAAGGCCCTCGGCGTCTTCGACCTCGAGACGACCGGCATCGACGTCGAGACGGCGCGGATCGTCACCGCCCACGTCGGCCTGATCGACGCCACGGGCGCGTCGATCGCGCACGGGGAATGGCTCGCGGATCCCGGGGTCGAGATCCCGGAGCAGGCGGCCGCGGTCCACGGCGTCTCGACCGAGCAGGCCCGAGCCGAGGGGCGGCCGGCCGCGGAGGTCGTCTCCGAGATCCTCGAGGCCGTGCGGGCCGTCTTCGCGCGCGGCGTCCCCCTCGTGATCTACAACGCGCCCTACGACCTCACCCTCCTCGACCGGGAGGCGCGACGCCACGGGCTCGAGCCTCTCGACCTCTCGACGGGCACGGTCGTCGATCCGCTCGTGATCGACAAGGCCGTCGACAAGTGGCGGAAGGGCAAGCGGACCCTCGAGGCCGCCGCCGTCTTCTACGAGGTCGTGCTCGACGACGCCCACAACGCCGGGGCCGATGCCATCGCCGCGGGCCGGGTCGCCCAGGCCATGGCGAAGCGGTACCCCGACCGGCTCGACATCCCGGCGACCGACCTCCACTCGCTGCAGGTCGGTTGGTGCGGCGAGCAGGCCGCGAGCTTCCAGGAGTACATGCGACGGAAAGACCCGACGTTCACCACGTCGGGCGCGTGGCCCGTGCGTCCGCTCTGA
- a CDS encoding oligopeptide:H+ symporter yields MPVSTRPETDVEPENDTRFFGQPRSLATLFGVELWERFSFYGMQGILLLYLFTSTAQGGLGIDQATAAGIVGAYGGGVYLSTVLGAWIADRLLDAQRTLLGSATIVMLGHIALALLPGVSGVTVGLILIAVGSGGLKATATSLVGSLYGEQDPRRDAGFSLYYLGVNLGAFFGPLLTGLLQVTWGFHVGFGLAAIGMALGLAQYAVGRRNLPAVSRRLPNPLPRRLLPRAVAAAAVGVAAVVVLVATGVITASNLAVIVIAVTAVAAVAYFVVILSSRSVAPDERSRVVAFIPLFLASTVFWSIYQQQFTVITIYSAERLDRSVLGWEFPVAWVQSINPVFIIVLSGVFAALWTRLGPRQPSTPVKFGLGTLVVGLGFLLFLPFTGTGPHGTPVVALVGILLVFTVAELLLSPVGLSASTKLAPAAFRTQMVALFYLSVALGSAISGQLAGLYATGSEVPYFGVLGVVAIAAGAVLLLLSRLVLRLMRGVR; encoded by the coding sequence ATGCCCGTGAGCACCAGACCAGAGACCGACGTCGAGCCGGAGAACGACACCCGTTTCTTCGGACAGCCCCGTTCCCTCGCGACCCTCTTCGGGGTCGAGCTGTGGGAGAGGTTCTCCTTCTACGGAATGCAGGGCATCCTGCTGCTCTACCTGTTCACCTCGACCGCGCAGGGCGGCCTCGGCATCGACCAGGCCACCGCCGCGGGCATCGTCGGTGCCTACGGCGGCGGGGTGTACCTCTCGACCGTCCTCGGCGCCTGGATCGCGGACCGTCTGCTCGACGCGCAGCGCACGCTCCTCGGCAGCGCCACGATCGTCATGCTCGGCCACATCGCCCTCGCCCTGCTCCCGGGCGTGTCGGGTGTGACGGTGGGCCTCATCCTGATTGCCGTCGGCTCCGGCGGGCTCAAGGCGACGGCGACGAGCCTCGTGGGATCCCTCTACGGCGAGCAGGATCCCCGCCGCGACGCCGGCTTCTCGCTCTACTACCTCGGCGTGAACCTCGGCGCGTTCTTCGGGCCGCTGCTCACGGGCCTACTGCAGGTGACCTGGGGCTTCCACGTCGGCTTCGGCCTCGCCGCGATCGGCATGGCTCTCGGCCTCGCGCAGTACGCGGTGGGCCGCAGGAACCTCCCGGCCGTCTCGCGCCGCCTGCCGAATCCCCTTCCGCGGCGACTGCTCCCCCGCGCCGTGGCCGCCGCCGCCGTGGGCGTCGCGGCCGTCGTCGTCCTCGTGGCGACCGGCGTCATCACCGCTTCGAACCTGGCCGTGATCGTCATCGCGGTGACGGCCGTCGCGGCGGTGGCCTACTTCGTCGTCATCCTCTCGAGCCGCTCCGTCGCGCCGGACGAGCGCAGTCGCGTGGTCGCGTTCATCCCGCTCTTCCTGGCGAGCACGGTCTTCTGGTCGATCTATCAGCAGCAGTTCACCGTGATCACGATCTACTCCGCGGAACGTCTCGACCGGTCCGTCCTCGGGTGGGAGTTCCCGGTCGCGTGGGTGCAGTCGATCAATCCCGTCTTCATCATCGTGCTCTCGGGCGTGTTCGCGGCGCTCTGGACCCGGCTCGGGCCGCGTCAGCCGTCGACGCCGGTGAAGTTCGGACTCGGGACCCTCGTCGTGGGACTCGGCTTCCTGCTGTTCCTGCCGTTCACGGGGACCGGGCCGCACGGGACGCCCGTGGTCGCCCTGGTGGGTATCCTGCTCGTGTTCACCGTCGCGGAGCTCCTGCTCTCGCCCGTCGGGCTGTCGGCCTCGACGAAGCTGGCACCGGCTGCGTTCCGGACCCAGATGGTGGCGCTCTTCTACCTGTCCGTCGCGCTGGGGTCGGCGATCTCCGGTCAGCTCGCCGGGCTCTACGCCACCGGCTCGGAGGTGCCGTACTTCGGCGTTCTCGGAGTCGTCGCCATCGCGGCGGGCGCGGTTCTGCTCCTGCTTTCGCGGCTCGTTCTGCGGCTCATGCGCGGGGTCCGCTGA
- the glgA gene encoding glycogen synthase: MRVDVITKEYPPNVYGGAGVHATELVKALRPSIDVRVRAFGNAVEEDGTTGYPDLAELSHANPALKTLGVDVAIAQDVEGADVVHSHTWYANAAGQLAQMLHGIPHVLTAHSLEPLRPWKAEQLGGGYRVSSWIEKQAYETADAVIAVSEGMRRDILRSYPSIDESKVSVVYNGIDLEGWRRLDEPEIVRSLGIDPDRPAVVFVGRITRQKGLPYLLRAAALLPPEVQLILCAGAPDTPEIMREVTGLVEELQESRTGVVWIERILPRDELCAVLSASTVFVCPSVYEPLGIVNLEAMACGLPVVGTATGGIPEVVADGFTGHLVPIEQADDGTGTPLDPERFVRDLADKLIETVQDPGLAALMGRAGRARAEQDFSWSNIADRTLEVYRSLV, encoded by the coding sequence GTGCGAGTCGATGTGATCACCAAGGAATATCCGCCGAACGTCTACGGAGGCGCCGGAGTCCACGCCACGGAGCTGGTCAAAGCCCTCCGTCCGTCGATCGACGTGCGCGTCCGAGCGTTCGGGAACGCCGTCGAGGAGGACGGCACGACCGGCTACCCCGACCTGGCCGAGCTCTCCCACGCGAATCCGGCCCTGAAGACCCTCGGCGTCGACGTCGCCATCGCCCAGGACGTCGAGGGCGCGGACGTCGTCCACTCGCACACCTGGTACGCCAACGCTGCCGGTCAGCTGGCGCAGATGCTCCACGGGATCCCGCACGTCCTGACCGCGCACTCCCTGGAGCCGCTCCGGCCCTGGAAGGCCGAGCAGCTCGGAGGCGGCTACCGCGTGTCGAGCTGGATCGAGAAGCAGGCGTACGAGACGGCCGACGCCGTCATCGCCGTCAGCGAGGGGATGCGACGCGACATCCTGCGGTCCTACCCGTCGATCGACGAGTCCAAGGTGAGCGTCGTCTACAACGGCATCGACCTCGAGGGCTGGCGCCGGCTCGACGAGCCAGAGATCGTCCGCTCCCTCGGCATCGACCCCGACCGCCCCGCCGTCGTGTTCGTCGGCCGCATCACGCGCCAGAAGGGCCTCCCGTACCTCCTGCGGGCCGCCGCGCTGCTGCCGCCCGAGGTCCAGCTGATCCTCTGCGCCGGCGCTCCCGACACCCCCGAGATCATGCGCGAGGTGACCGGGCTGGTGGAGGAGCTGCAGGAGTCGCGGACCGGCGTCGTCTGGATCGAGCGCATCCTGCCCCGCGACGAGCTCTGCGCGGTCCTCTCCGCCTCGACCGTCTTCGTCTGCCCCTCCGTCTACGAGCCCCTCGGCATCGTCAACCTCGAGGCCATGGCGTGCGGGCTGCCCGTGGTCGGAACGGCCACCGGCGGGATCCCCGAGGTCGTCGCCGACGGCTTCACGGGTCACCTCGTCCCGATCGAGCAGGCCGACGACGGTACCGGCACCCCCCTCGACCCGGAGAGGTTCGTCCGCGACCTGGCCGACAAACTGATCGAGACCGTGCAGGATCCGGGTCTCGCCGCCCTCATGGGACGCGCCGGTCGCGCCCGCGCCGAGCAGGACTTCAGCTGGTCGAACATCGCCGACCGCACCCTCGAGGTCTACCGCTCCCTCGTCTGA
- a CDS encoding glucose-1-phosphate adenylyltransferase: MASKKIFGIVLAGGEGKRLMPLTADRAKPAVPFGGNYRLIDFALSNLINSGLRQIVVLTQYKSHSLDRHVSQTWSIEGLLGAYVASVPAQQRLGKRWFAGSADAILQSLNLLRDEKPDIVVVVGADHVYRMDFAQMVEAHIASGKSATVAAIRQPISLADQFGVIQVDPSDATLIDKFLEKPKDPVGLSDSPEEVLASMGNYVFNADALIDAVLRDGENPLSNHDMGGDIIPDFVSRGDAAVYDLNRNDVPGSTERDRYYWRDVGTIDSFYDAHRDLIAALPVFNLYNTAWPIFSQQLNSPPAKFGRDEHGNPGSVIESIVSLGTLAVGSHVERSVVGPWNTLDSGSRVVDSVLFDRIYVGKNSIVNRAILDKDVVIVDGAHVGLDAEADRARGFTVTPSGITVVGKGVRVEP, encoded by the coding sequence ATGGCATCAAAGAAGATCTTCGGCATCGTTCTCGCTGGCGGAGAGGGCAAGCGGCTGATGCCCCTGACGGCGGACCGCGCGAAACCCGCCGTCCCCTTCGGCGGCAACTACCGTCTCATCGACTTCGCCCTCTCCAACCTCATCAACTCCGGCCTCCGGCAGATCGTCGTGCTGACGCAGTACAAGTCGCACAGCCTCGACCGCCACGTGTCGCAGACCTGGAGCATCGAGGGTCTCCTCGGCGCCTACGTCGCGTCGGTGCCGGCGCAGCAGCGCCTGGGCAAGCGGTGGTTCGCCGGATCCGCCGACGCGATCCTCCAGAGTCTCAACCTGCTCCGCGACGAGAAGCCCGACATCGTCGTCGTGGTCGGCGCCGACCACGTCTACCGGATGGACTTCGCCCAGATGGTCGAGGCGCACATCGCCTCCGGCAAGAGCGCGACCGTCGCCGCGATCCGCCAGCCGATCTCCCTGGCCGACCAGTTCGGTGTCATCCAGGTCGACCCCTCGGACGCCACGCTGATCGACAAGTTCCTCGAGAAGCCCAAAGACCCGGTGGGCCTCAGCGACTCCCCCGAAGAAGTGCTCGCGTCGATGGGCAACTACGTCTTCAACGCCGACGCCCTCATCGACGCCGTCCTCCGCGACGGCGAGAACCCCCTGTCGAACCACGACATGGGCGGCGACATCATCCCCGACTTCGTCTCGCGCGGCGACGCGGCGGTCTACGACCTCAACCGCAACGACGTCCCGGGATCGACCGAGCGCGACCGCTACTACTGGCGCGACGTCGGGACGATCGACTCCTTCTACGACGCTCACCGCGACCTCATCGCCGCGCTCCCCGTCTTCAACCTCTACAACACGGCGTGGCCGATCTTCAGCCAGCAGCTCAACTCGCCCCCGGCGAAGTTCGGGCGCGACGAGCACGGGAACCCGGGCTCGGTCATCGAGTCGATCGTCTCCCTCGGGACCCTCGCCGTCGGCTCGCACGTCGAGCGGAGCGTCGTCGGGCCCTGGAACACGCTCGACTCGGGCTCGCGGGTCGTCGACTCCGTCCTCTTCGACCGCATCTACGTCGGGAAGAACTCGATCGTCAACCGCGCCATCCTCGACAAGGACGTCGTCATCGTCGACGGGGCCCACGTCGGCCTCGACGCCGAAGCGGACCGGGCCCGCGGGTTCACCGTGACCCCGTCGGGCATCACGGTCGTCGGCAAGGGCGTCCGCGTCGAGCCGTGA
- the fabG gene encoding 3-oxoacyl-ACP reductase FabG produces MTTPRTVLVTGGNRGIGFAIAQQFVADGHRVAVTARSGEGPEGSLTVRADVTDSASVDAGFTEIEGALGPVEVVVANAGITKDTLLMRMSEDDFTSVLDTNLGGAFRVVKRASKGMLKARFGRIVLISSVVGLYGGAGQVNYASSKAGLVGFARSVTRELGARGITANVVAPGFIETDMTAVLPAEQQAEYKKSIPAGRFGSTDDVAKAVTWLASDDAGYVSGAVIPVDGGLGMGH; encoded by the coding sequence ATGACCACGCCCCGGACCGTCCTCGTCACCGGTGGGAACCGCGGCATCGGCTTCGCGATCGCGCAGCAGTTCGTCGCCGACGGCCACCGGGTCGCGGTGACGGCCCGATCGGGCGAGGGTCCCGAGGGCAGCCTGACCGTGCGCGCCGACGTCACCGACTCGGCGAGCGTCGACGCCGGCTTCACCGAGATCGAGGGTGCCCTCGGGCCCGTCGAGGTCGTCGTCGCGAACGCGGGCATCACGAAGGACACCCTGCTGATGCGGATGTCGGAGGACGACTTCACCTCGGTGCTCGACACCAACCTCGGAGGCGCGTTCCGCGTCGTCAAGCGCGCGTCGAAGGGCATGCTGAAGGCGCGCTTCGGCCGGATCGTCCTCATCTCGAGCGTCGTCGGCCTCTACGGCGGCGCCGGCCAGGTGAACTACGCCTCGTCGAAGGCGGGCCTCGTCGGCTTCGCCCGCTCCGTGACCCGCGAGCTCGGCGCCCGCGGCATCACGGCCAACGTCGTCGCCCCCGGTTTCATCGAGACCGACATGACGGCCGTGCTCCCCGCCGAGCAGCAGGCGGAGTACAAGAAGTCGATCCCCGCGGGCCGCTTCGGATCGACCGACGACGTGGCCAAGGCCGTGACGTGGCTCGCGTCCGACGACGCCGGCTACGTCTCGGGAGCCGTCATCCCCGTCGACGGCGGCCTCGGGATGGGCCACTGA
- a CDS encoding SURF1 family cytochrome oxidase biogenesis protein gives MKEWRFALSRKWLGYFAVAVVFAIVCAFLAHWQWQRRAENLALLDRLNANYSAQPVALTSILPELSSYSDADEYRPVKVTGTYLVDKTFLARDRSYNGFPGFEVLVPLQTASGDVFIVDRGWVPTGNRQDAPDSIPAPPSGTVTVVARLAPAEPTVPGRTDIPGTNQLAVIKPGDIASRIQLPTYTAAFGQLRSESPKAADLPKLAQKPQVDYGLNLSYAIQWILFALAAFAFFGYVIRQEYDAIHSDEEDQRWLEEARAYRRSRRGPDDAEIEDDLLDEVGYEGSEPGTRIGR, from the coding sequence GTGAAGGAGTGGCGATTCGCGCTGTCCCGCAAGTGGCTGGGGTACTTCGCGGTCGCCGTCGTCTTCGCCATCGTGTGCGCGTTCCTCGCCCACTGGCAGTGGCAGCGCCGGGCCGAGAACCTCGCCCTGCTCGACCGGTTGAACGCCAACTACAGCGCCCAGCCCGTCGCTCTCACGAGCATCCTGCCGGAGCTCTCGTCGTACAGCGACGCCGACGAGTACCGCCCCGTGAAGGTCACCGGGACCTACCTCGTCGACAAGACGTTCCTCGCCCGCGACCGCAGCTACAACGGCTTCCCGGGCTTCGAGGTGCTCGTCCCCCTCCAGACCGCGTCGGGAGACGTCTTCATCGTCGACCGCGGCTGGGTCCCCACCGGCAACCGGCAGGACGCCCCGGACTCGATCCCCGCTCCCCCGAGCGGAACCGTCACCGTCGTCGCCCGCCTCGCCCCCGCCGAGCCGACCGTCCCCGGTCGCACCGACATCCCGGGCACCAACCAGCTCGCCGTCATCAAACCCGGCGACATCGCCTCCCGGATCCAGCTCCCCACCTACACGGCCGCCTTCGGTCAGCTCCGCAGCGAGTCGCCCAAGGCCGCCGACCTGCCGAAGCTCGCGCAGAAGCCGCAGGTCGACTACGGGCTCAACCTCTCGTATGCGATCCAGTGGATCCTGTTCGCCCTCGCCGCCTTCGCCTTCTTCGGCTACGTGATCCGCCAGGAGTACGACGCGATCCACAGCGACGAGGAGGACCAGCGCTGGCTCGAGGAGGCCCGGGCGTACCGCCGGTCGCGCCGGGGCCCCGACGACGCCGAGATCGAGGACGACCTCCTCGACGAGGTCGGCTACGAGGGGTCGGAGCCGGGCACCAGGATCGGGCGCTGA